The sequence below is a genomic window from Dictyostelium discoideum AX4 chromosome 5 chromosome, whole genome shotgun sequence.
TTCAATGGTGGTAATACTTTGGTTTTAACATCATTGATTACATCATTCAATTGATCGATGTTGTTTATCTCTTTACCATACAATGTTTTGCCATAGTCTTGTAATGCTTGATCCAATTGAACTGCGGATTTCAAATGTGGTGAGTTATCAGTATTGTAACCAGCTTCTGGATGTTGATTTAACCATGCTGAATTATTTGCTGTATGATTCCAAACCAAATCAATCATACCCAATACACCATACTTTTTCTCTGCATCACTAATGAATGATGACAATGCCAATAGTTTCTCATCTTCATTGATGATTTTCCTATTCATCCCACCCTCGAATATCTTTGAAGAGATTGATTGTTGATCATAGATACTATAGGATGAACCACTTTCACCAATCTCTTGAACTGGTGTATAATGAATCATATTGAAACCAAGTTTTGATGCTGTCTCAATATGTTTCTCCCATTGATCAATTGATCCCATACATTTGGTAAGGAATGTTTGTAAACAAATTGACTCACTTGGTATCACTTGTTGATTAATCTTTAACATTGGATTAATTTGAAATGTTCCAATTTGACCacattttacatttttactTGCAACTTCTTCCCATTCAAcataataatcaaaacaaccatatttttcaatcttttgttcaaatattaaatcattattaccattatatcctataatattactataaaaatttataaattttttacaaaaaaaaaaattaaaaaattagaaaattgattggaaatttttaaaataaatataaaaataaaaaaatatctttttttttttttttttttttttttttttttttttaaaaaaaaaaaatatcttatcGGTAATTACCCTTTAtggaaaatataaaatttatcacGTTGAAATGATGAAGTTGGATCGGTACCATGATGATAATTTGTATAAATTTGTGGATTATATGATGCAACTTCAAGACCTGCTGGTATAATAATTCTTAAAGTACCTAATGATGGTAATACTAATCCTTTTGCATTGAAAGGTGGTTCTGATCCATTTCCGACCAATGTAATTGTATAGATATCTTGatttatattactattattatttttagtttcagTACTGGTATTTGTTGAAATATTGACACAATGATCTTTAATTCTAATCTTTTCagaaaatgaatcaattaactTTGTATATTCAACACCACAATTACCAGAttctgaattattatttgaaatcctcatatgatttttttataatttattttctattatttaaatttatttttataataggtttttttttttttccttttttttttttttatttctgtaaacttttttttatttttttttttattattattataatattactatttttaatggTATGCAAAAACAAATgtgtgtttttattttttatttttttattttttatttttttttttttttttttttttttgttttttgattataatgaagagaaaaaaaaaaaaagcaataatattattaaaaaataataactgaTAAAAGGGTATGGGGGGGTTATGTGTGGTGTGAGTGTGCTACTAtaaatattgttattgtaattgatttattaaaaaaaagaaaaaaaaaaaaaaacaacagaaaaaaaaaaaaagaaacaccAAAAAAAGTGGTGtggtattaataaattacaaacaaatttatttgtatatcACAATAAATAtgcaaaattaatatattttcatttgtgaaaaaaaaaaaaataaaaaaaaaaaaaaaaaaaatgaaaattaaaaaattaaaaaaatcataaaaatatTGTGGGGCGATaagtgtgttttttttttttttccaacccCCCAAACTCTCTTTTCATCTGGGTGAAAATCAtattaccattttcatccacactttaatttcattttttttttttttttataattataaatataatatattttaacatATCAATTTTGGtggtattataattattattattattgtttttattattatttttattattattattttatttatatttatatatttgcATTTCCAATACTACAAacctaaaaaataaaaaataaagaattaacaataaaaataaacgaattttaaaaataaaaataaataattataaattcttttaaaccaaaatttTAGTTTCcttatttgaaataaattaataattattttacaattgaatttgcgtatttttttttttttttgtatatttattatgattttttttatttgtttgtttgttttgttgATTGTTGCTACactaatgaattatttaatcatcttcatcatcatcttctggATCAAATACTTTTGGCATTAAATAAGCTAAAGTATCTGCAATAATAGTACGTTcactataaattaaaattttaaatgttaataattaaagataGAGTGTTACACatatgtgttttttttttttttttttttttttaatttgattattgattgaatttatatattttgatATCATACCGTGGTAaatcatttgtaaataatctTGGAAGACAGTGTTGTAATAATTTGACAGCTGGGTGAATTTTATCAACAGGATCTGGTAAGTTATTTGATGCTTCACAACATTGACTTAAATCTTCGAATGCATCTTTACactcttttttattaaaattatttttgtttgcTAATAATCTATTTATAGATATGTATATATACGTAATAAGAGGAAGTTGaagtattaatatttaataatgaatgatttttttttttttttttttatatttaaataaaataaatacacattaaagaatttatttgatttttcttcacaatgttttatattttttggtgtaaatattatttcattatcattatctttattgTCATCTGccatgattttttattatattcgttttgttttattaaaaaaactttttttttttttttttttaacaatacaattatattaaaattttataaaatgggAATGGTTCAAATCaaccaaattttatttgaaaaaaaaaaatcaaaaaaaaaaatcaaaaaaaaaaaaaaaaattaaaaaaaaaaaatcaaaaaaaatcaaaaaaaaatcagtCATTTtgtaatcaaaataataattttatttttatttttatttttgtaatcaattatttatttattagtttttgtatttttatttgtaaatatttaggaaaaaaaaaaaaaaaaaaaaaaaaaaaaaacaaatgtcAAATTTAGGAAAATGTACTAGATGTCAAAAAACTGTTTACTCTCAAGAAGGTTTTATTGCAGTAAAAGTTCCATTCCACCGTTCTTGTTTTAAGTAAGttataaaattaagaaatcaatttatagtataaatatttatatttacgTATtaacataatttttttattttttttttatttttttttttttttttttttttttcaccagATGCGAAGTTTGTAATTGGCAATTAGTTTTaacaaattataaatcaattaatggtaaaGTTTATTGTGCAAATCATTATCCAGTTGGTGGTTTATCAGTTACACCAGAAAAAACACATACAACATCAGATGACCTTGTAATGAAGAATGCTTTGAATGCACCTCGTGTTGAGACAGTAAATGAACAATTAAGAGGTGGAAATGAAAAGCCACAAACCAGTACTGATGATTTAGTTACAAAGAATGCTTTAAATGCACCAAAGAGTAATTTAGTAAATAATCAAGTTAGAGGTACATCAGATTCTGCACCACTCACAAGTGCTGATGATTTAGTTACCAGAAATGCATTAAAAGCACCCAAGAGTGATTTAGTAAATAATCAAGTTAGAGGTACATCAGAAATGGGCCCTCAAGCTGGTATCGACATAGTTACAGCTAATGCGCTCAAAGCACCAAAATTAGAGACAATGTCAGGTTATCAAAAAAGTGTACAAAATTAGAAACAATGTcagattataaaaaaagtgtacaaaattaaataaaataaaaaaaaaaaaaaaaaaaaaaagaaaagaaaaaaaaaaaaaaaagaaatgtttcaaattttcaaaatgtatatatatttaaatcattttatttatttatttattttttattttttattttttatttttattatttaccacTTGTCAATTTTCATAGTACCTTTTTCAGATAAATttgtataaaatttaaatgctTTGTCTAATTGATGTGGTTCATGTCCcatatgattttttaaacaaatttgACGAGAAGTTTCAAGGTATTCCATGAGTATTGGTTTATAGATTGGATGAGCACAATTTTGAATGATAACTTTAGCACGTTCATAAGGTGCCAAACCACGAATATCAGCTAAACCTTGCTCGGTTACAATGATATCAATGTCGTGTTCTGTATGATCGATATGAGAGGCGAAAGGAACGATACAACTAATACCATGTGGATCAGTTTTAGTTGGACGAGTTGATGGGGTGTGAACAATGGAGATTCTTGAATTTCTTAAGAAttcaccactaccacctAAACCATTTAACATTTTTGAACCCATTGTATTGGTACTATTGACATGACCATAGATATCAACTTCACATGGAGTATTTAAAGCGATACAACCAACACGTGAAATTAATTCAGCTGCATTTGAAATGGCCTGATTTCTAAGGATGATTTtacttttataattttccCAATTATTGAATAATCTATTGAAACCTGGTGGGGAGAATCTAAGTGAAGTTGCTGAAGCGAATTTCAATTTACCATTATCGAAAAAGTCCAAGAAAGTGTCTTGAATAACTTCAGTCCAAACTGAGAGATTGTCAAATGGACCTTTGGAAAGACCTCCAATGACAGCGTTTGCAATTGAACCAATACCCGATTGAAGTGGGAGTAAATTCTTTGGGAAACGGCCTTGTTCAATTTCGTGAATGAAAAATTGTACGATATTGTTTGCAATAGCAGAGGAGGTTTCATCCTCTGGGGCGCCCACACTTGTATTATCGGGTAGCTGGGATTCTACAATTGCAATGATTTTCTCTGGATCTACAGGGAATGCTTCCAAACCAATTCTATCATCGACACGGGTAATTTGGTATGGTTTTGAGAATGGAGGTAATGCAATTTTCACCATATCATGCAACCCTTTGAACGATGGTAATGAGGTGTTAATCTCAATGATGATTTTATCTGCCATTTGTAAGATCTCAGGTGTGATACCAACGGATGCACCTGGTACTATACAACCGTCTTCGGTGATTTCTGTGGCTTCAACGATTGCTATATCCATTGTTCTCTTTGATCCATGTGGTTTATCCAATGTATAATATCCAGCCAATAAATCACTTGCAAATGTCGATAAATGTTGATCGGCAAAACGAATTCTACCGCTATTTATACCATTACGAATGTGATGTCCATTTTGGTGAGGATATCTCTTATCTATCATATCCAACATTGCCCAACGATCTTCTGTCTCTGGTCCAACTGATGCTCcaacaaataaattcatttttaatttacccTGTAATCCATTTTTTTCCACATGGTCTGCCAATGCAATTGGTACTACCTTTGGATAACCTGTACCTGCAAATCCACCCATAGACACATAATGTCCATTTTGAAAATATGGTATCAATTGACTAACATCTGTAACAACTTTacttaataatgattttcttttaattcttgattcaattaatgatttactACCTTGTTGAACAATTTTATGCATccttaattttaaaaataaaaaagtaaaaaaaaataataaaaataattattattattatcagaataaaatttataatattataaaaattctgtttttatttaatagagTGAACACACaacttacttttttttttaaaaatttattttttattgaaatgtACAAGTGGGTGTGTATTTGTGTTTATTTGTGtgtatcttttaattttttatttatttttttatttatttatttaattttttttttttttttttttttatttgtcaACTTCACAGTgagttaattttttatatttttaataattatacaaacaatttattttattttattttatttatttatttattttatccttttaaaataaaatg
It includes:
- the limD1 gene encoding LIM-type zinc finger-containing protein: MSNLGKCTRCQKTVYSQEGFIAVKVPFHRSCFKCEVCNWQLVLTNYKSINGKVYCANHYPVGGLSVTPEKTHTTSDDLVMKNALNAPRVETVNEQLRGGNEKPQTSTDDLVTKNALNAPKSNLVNNQVRGTSDSAPLTSADDLVTRNALKAPKSDLVNNQVRGTSEMGPQAGIDIVTANALKAPKLETMSGYQKSVQN
- a CDS encoding acetyl-coA hydrolase → MHKIVQQGSKSLIESRIKRKSLLSKVVTDVSQLIPYFQNGHYVSMGGFAGTGYPKVVPIALADHVEKNGLQGKLKMNLFVGASVGPETEDRWAMLDMIDKRYPHQNGHHIRNGINSGRIRFADQHLSTFASDLLAGYYTLDKPHGSKRTMDIAIVEATEITEDGCIVPGASVGITPEILQMADKIIIEINTSLPSFKGLHDMVKIALPPFSKPYQITRVDDRIGLEAFPVDPEKIIAIVESQLPDNTSVGAPEDETSSAIANNIVQFFIHEIEQGRFPKNLLPLQSGIGSIANAVIGGLSKGPFDNLSVWTEVIQDTFLDFFDNGKLKFASATSLRFSPPGFNRLFNNWENYKSKIILRNQAISNAAELISRVGCIALNTPCEVDIYGHVNSTNTMGSKMLNGLGGSGEFLRNSRISIVHTPSTRPTKTDPHGISCIVPFASHIDHTEHDIDIIVTEQGLADIRGLAPYERAKVIIQNCAHPIYKPILMEYLETSRQICLKNHMGHEPHQLDKAFKFYTNLSEKGTMKIDKW